In one window of Blastocatellia bacterium DNA:
- a CDS encoding ankyrin repeat domain-containing protein, translating to MLEGQYEGKAFWTDIEWMMKDNGTIAQVPPPDRSDSTSSKQPNSTPGNQRTLDEQLFSLLDKIISTEIGEKEDPANISAALALINQGANVDAGKGLGDTPLIRAARNGHIQVMKILLDKGADINAQDDTGMTALMWAAHMGDPEMTRLLIAKGAKLNIKDDTGFTALSGAEGATDNRHLAAIRLLRKAGAK from the coding sequence ATGCTTGAAGGCCAATATGAAGGGAAAGCATTTTGGACGGACATCGAATGGATGATGAAAGATAATGGCACTATTGCCCAAGTGCCTCCACCCGACAGGTCTGATAGCACTTCATCAAAGCAGCCTAATTCAACCCCAGGTAATCAGCGAACCTTGGATGAGCAACTATTCAGCTTGTTAGACAAGATAATCTCCACTGAAATAGGAGAGAAAGAAGACCCGGCAAATATCTCTGCCGCATTGGCTCTAATCAATCAGGGGGCAAATGTGGATGCAGGAAAAGGATTGGGAGATACACCTCTCATCCGGGCAGCAAGGAATGGTCACATACAGGTTATGAAGATCCTATTGGACAAAGGCGCGGACATAAATGCCCAAGATGATACAGGAATGACGGCACTTATGTGGGCGGCTCATATGGGCGATCCAGAAATGACGAGGCTCCTGATTGCTAAAGGCGCGAAGCTGAATATCAAAGACGATACCGGGTTTACAGCCTTATCAGGTGCCGAAGGAGCAACGGACAATCGTCACTTAGCAGCAATACGTTTATTAAGGAAGGCAG